The Methanomicrobia archaeon genome includes a region encoding these proteins:
- a CDS encoding TIGR00266 family protein translates to MEYKITGDNLQLVTLELSAGETVYGEAGTMVYMSSNINMEAKMKGGLMKAIGRKFAGETMFLTEFSPTGGEGLVAFGGNAPGTIKPIELAAGKEFIVQKDAFLCAENAVDLSVAFQRKLGSAFFGGEGFILERLSGDGTAFIHACGDFIEFDLQTGQTMKVDTGCVVGWDGTVGYDIERVKGIKTMFFGGEGLFLTTLRGPGKIIIQSMTLHNLATALAPFLPTQQRSSSSSGSSGVIGTLLEETIGR, encoded by the coding sequence ATGGAATATAAAATAACGGGTGATAATCTGCAACTGGTAACGCTGGAATTAAGCGCGGGCGAGACGGTCTATGGCGAGGCCGGCACGATGGTGTACATGAGTTCGAATATAAACATGGAGGCGAAGATGAAAGGCGGCTTGATGAAGGCAATCGGGCGGAAATTCGCGGGCGAGACGATGTTTTTAACGGAATTCAGTCCGACAGGCGGTGAGGGGCTTGTGGCGTTCGGTGGTAACGCGCCCGGGACGATCAAGCCGATAGAGCTTGCGGCTGGCAAAGAGTTCATCGTCCAGAAGGATGCGTTCCTCTGCGCCGAAAATGCCGTTGATCTCAGCGTCGCATTCCAGCGGAAGTTAGGGTCCGCCTTCTTCGGTGGCGAAGGGTTCATTTTAGAACGACTTTCCGGTGATGGCACCGCGTTTATCCACGCCTGTGGCGATTTCATCGAGTTCGATCTGCAAACCGGGCAAACGATGAAGGTGGATACCGGCTGTGTCGTTGGCTGGGATGGCACCGTCGGCTATGACATCGAGCGCGTGAAGGGGATAAAAACGATGTTCTTCGGCGGAGAAGGACTCTTCCTGACCACGCTACGAGGCCCCGGGAAGATTATTATCCAGTCGATGACATTGCACAATTTAGCAACCGCCCTGGCGCCGTTCTTACCCACGCAGCAGCGTTCTTCGAGTTCGTCCGGCTCTTCTGGCGTTATCGGCACCCTGCTCGAGGAAACGATCGGCAGATGA
- a CDS encoding TatD family hydrolase, with product MVEIIDIHCHLTFKDYDADREQVIADAKQVLNGVVVSGVEQEDGRKALALAAQHHEFMFVTLGLHPIYVEQKTDQEIERYAEFISEHKHEIVGIGEIGLDYHWIRDPGKQERTREVFVEFLGLAKELKLPAILHLRGTGSEAIEEGLKIVSDEDVKQAVFHCFTGKPGVAEEICEEGYYVSLPTTIARSKSMRKVAKRVPLSQLFTETDAPYLSPDDDERNVPQKVHVVYEEIARQRKTDVEPVNAEIERNFERVFGVASRG from the coding sequence GTGGTTGAAATCATCGATATACACTGTCATTTGACGTTTAAGGACTACGACGCGGACCGTGAGCAGGTCATAGCGGATGCGAAGCAGGTGCTGAACGGAGTGGTGGTAAGCGGAGTGGAGCAAGAAGACGGGAGGAAAGCATTAGCGCTTGCAGCACAGCACCACGAGTTCATGTTCGTCACGCTCGGACTGCACCCAATCTATGTAGAGCAAAAAACAGATCAGGAGATCGAACGTTATGCGGAATTCATCAGTGAGCACAAGCACGAGATCGTGGGTATCGGCGAGATCGGGCTGGATTACCATTGGATTCGGGACCCGGGGAAGCAGGAGCGGACGAGAGAGGTGTTTGTGGAGTTCCTCGGCTTAGCGAAGGAGTTGAAGCTGCCTGCGATACTTCACTTACGCGGCACCGGCAGCGAGGCAATCGAAGAAGGATTGAAGATCGTTTCGGACGAAGACGTGAAACAAGCGGTGTTCCACTGCTTCACCGGCAAACCAGGCGTTGCGGAGGAGATTTGTGAGGAAGGCTATTACGTATCGCTGCCCACCACAATAGCGCGGAGTAAGAGCATGAGGAAGGTGGCGAAGCGCGTACCGCTTTCGCAGTTATTCACGGAGACCGATGCGCCGTATCTTTCACCGGACGATGACGAGCGCAACGTTCCGCAGAAGGTGCACGTAGTGTACGAGGAGATCGCACGCCAAAGAAAGACAGATGTGGAGCCGGTGAATGCGGAAATAGAGCGTAACTTCGAGCGGGTTTTTGGGGTTGCGTCACGAGGTTAA